A DNA window from Mucilaginibacter xinganensis contains the following coding sequences:
- a CDS encoding cytochrome d ubiquinol oxidase subunit II — protein sequence MLYVVITFLFLAIVLYFLLGGADFGAGIIELFTSEKNRSRTRKTSYQAIGPIWEANHMWLIIAVVIMFVAFPTIYSTMCTYLHIPILIMLLGITARGTAFAFRNYDAIKGENTQKIYNKVFVNSSFITPLFLGIIAGSVISRKIDLHATDFSSAYIFSWLNWFSVTVGLFTVALSGYLAAIYLIGEADNEKDVRRFIVKARMMNIAAVIFGGMVFLAAELEHIGMAHWIFNNPVSLTAVIAASLSLIASWILINKGKRKIIRIGAGFQVTMILLAVGYMHFPYMVMIKGGQNLSIFAYHATEKTIQVLGLALLLGSLVILPSLFYLYYSFQKKSEIV from the coding sequence ATGCTATACGTTGTAATAACCTTCCTGTTTTTAGCCATTGTACTGTATTTCCTGCTCGGCGGTGCCGATTTCGGTGCGGGAATAATTGAACTTTTTACATCTGAAAAAAACAGGTCGCGCACCCGAAAAACAAGCTATCAGGCCATCGGCCCGATTTGGGAAGCCAACCACATGTGGCTCATTATAGCCGTGGTAATAATGTTTGTGGCTTTCCCTACCATTTATAGCACCATGTGCACTTACCTGCATATTCCTATATTGATAATGTTGCTGGGGATCACCGCAAGAGGAACGGCTTTTGCGTTCAGAAATTATGATGCTATTAAAGGCGAAAACACGCAAAAGATTTATAACAAGGTATTCGTTAATTCCAGCTTCATCACCCCTTTGTTCCTTGGCATAATAGCAGGCAGCGTAATCTCCCGCAAAATTGATCTTCATGCAACTGATTTCTCATCTGCATATATTTTTAGCTGGCTAAATTGGTTCTCGGTAACTGTTGGCCTTTTTACCGTAGCACTTAGCGGGTATCTTGCGGCAATTTATTTAATTGGCGAAGCTGATAACGAAAAAGATGTAAGGCGCTTTATCGTGAAAGCACGAATGATGAATATAGCAGCGGTAATTTTTGGCGGCATGGTGTTTTTAGCTGCCGAATTGGAGCATATTGGCATGGCCCATTGGATCTTTAATAATCCTGTTAGTTTAACCGCTGTAATTGCCGCATCTCTTTCTTTAATTGCATCATGGATATTGATCAATAAAGGGAAACGAAAAATAATCCGGATTGGTGCCGGCTTCCAGGTCACCATGATCCTTTTGGCTGTAGGATACATGCACTTCCCCTACATGGTAATGATTAAAGGCGGACAAAACCTGTCCATTTTTGCTTATCACGCAACAGAAAAAACCATACAGGTTTTGGGCCTGGCACTTTTACTTGGCAGCCTGGTGATCCTGCCTTCGCTATTTTATTTATATTATAGTTTTCAAAAGAAAAGCGAAATTGTCTGA
- a CDS encoding cytochrome ubiquinol oxidase subunit I, whose product MDDFIAARSQMAISLGFHIIYSCIGMVMPVFMAISHYKWIKTGEPVYKNITQAWSKGVAIFFATGAVSGTILSFELGLLWPKFMEHAGPIFGMPFSLEGVAFFIEAIALGFFLYGWNKFNKWFHWGTGVMVGISGIASGILVVSANSWMNSPSGFDYINGQYLNIDPIKAMFNGSWFSESLHMTIAAFSATGFAVAGIHALMIGKKQNVNFHTKAFKIAIVFGAVAAILQPFSGDLSAKNAAEKQPAKLAAMEAYFHTQDYSPLTIGGIPDTANKKVNYGIEIPGLLSFLVYDNFKQPVKALDTIPVKDQPPVTVTHIAFEIMIAIGSAMMLIGILYFVALWKKRSWFSKKWFLALFILYTPFGFIAVEAGWTVTEVGRQPWIIQGVMRTSEAVTPMPGIHYSFYLFTVVYLILSIAVIMLLKRQIKMVPELYDR is encoded by the coding sequence ATGGACGATTTTATAGCTGCACGGTCGCAAATGGCCATATCATTGGGCTTTCATATCATATACTCCTGTATCGGTATGGTGATGCCGGTGTTTATGGCTATATCGCATTATAAATGGATAAAAACCGGGGAACCGGTTTATAAAAACATAACCCAGGCATGGAGTAAGGGCGTTGCAATATTTTTCGCCACCGGGGCTGTTTCGGGTACTATTCTGTCTTTCGAACTGGGTTTATTGTGGCCTAAGTTTATGGAACATGCAGGGCCCATATTCGGGATGCCTTTTTCGTTGGAGGGGGTGGCATTTTTTATAGAAGCTATTGCACTGGGATTTTTTCTTTACGGGTGGAACAAATTTAATAAGTGGTTCCATTGGGGTACCGGCGTAATGGTTGGTATAAGCGGGATAGCGTCAGGAATTTTAGTGGTATCTGCAAATTCATGGATGAACAGCCCCTCGGGTTTTGATTATATCAACGGGCAATATCTTAATATCGACCCCATAAAAGCGATGTTTAATGGCTCATGGTTTTCTGAATCTTTACACATGACCATCGCTGCATTTTCAGCAACAGGATTTGCTGTAGCCGGAATTCATGCTTTAATGATAGGAAAAAAACAAAATGTTAATTTTCATACCAAAGCCTTTAAAATCGCCATCGTATTTGGCGCTGTGGCGGCTATATTGCAACCGTTCAGCGGCGACTTATCAGCAAAAAATGCAGCAGAAAAGCAACCGGCTAAACTGGCAGCTATGGAGGCTTATTTTCATACGCAGGACTATTCGCCACTAACCATAGGTGGTATTCCGGATACGGCAAATAAAAAAGTCAACTATGGCATAGAGATCCCGGGGCTGCTTAGTTTCCTGGTTTATGACAACTTTAAACAACCTGTAAAGGCGCTGGATACCATCCCCGTAAAAGATCAGCCACCTGTTACCGTTACGCATATAGCTTTTGAGATAATGATAGCTATCGGCTCGGCGATGATGCTTATCGGCATCCTATATTTTGTGGCCTTATGGAAAAAGCGCAGCTGGTTTTCAAAAAAATGGTTTTTGGCCCTCTTTATCCTTTATACCCCATTTGGGTTTATTGCTGTTGAAGCAGGCTGGACAGTTACAGAAGTAGGCAGGCAACCCTGGATAATTCAGGGCGTAATGCGCACCAGCGAAGCGGTTACCCCTATGCCGGGCATTCATTATTCGTTTTACTTATTTACGGTAGTTTATCTGATATTAAGTATTGCCGTTATAATGCTGTTAAAACGCCAGATTAAAATGGTTCCTGAATTGTACGACCGCTAA
- a CDS encoding DUF6691 family protein, with the protein MMRNLKYLVTGLLFGIVLVKSEVISWFRIQEMFRFQAFHMYGIIGSAIVVGCISVLTIRYFKLKTISGETIVIPTKKFQWGNVYGGLIFGLGWAITGACPGPLFAQIGSGYLVTIITLLSAVAGTWVYGLLHEKLPH; encoded by the coding sequence ATGATGCGCAACCTAAAATATTTAGTAACCGGGCTATTGTTTGGTATTGTATTGGTTAAATCTGAAGTGATCTCCTGGTTCCGCATTCAGGAAATGTTCAGGTTCCAGGCCTTTCACATGTACGGAATTATTGGGAGCGCTATTGTGGTGGGATGTATTTCCGTTTTAACTATCAGGTACTTCAAACTCAAAACCATAAGCGGAGAAACTATAGTTATTCCAACAAAAAAATTCCAGTGGGGCAACGTGTATGGCGGGCTGATATTTGGATTAGGCTGGGCGATTACGGGTGCCTGCCCCGGCCCGCTTTTTGCCCAAATTGGCAGCGGTTACCTGGTAACCATTATTACGTTATTAAGTGCGGTGGCGGGCACCTGGGTTTATGGTTTGCTTCACGAAAAGCTGCCTCATTAA
- a CDS encoding YeeE/YedE family protein, producing the protein MDFLKQPWPWYVSGPLIGLMVPALLFAGNKPFGISSSLKHICAICFPADISFFKYDWKASLWNLFFVAGIVTGGFIAVQFMGGQHPVKINPETETLLKQQGIKDFKGLLPQDVFSFQQLLTTRGIIFMVAGGFLVGFGTRYADGCTSGHSIMGISTFQWPSLVATCCFMIGGFVMTWFILPWLITL; encoded by the coding sequence ATGGACTTTTTAAAACAGCCCTGGCCCTGGTATGTTTCAGGCCCTTTAATAGGCCTAATGGTGCCTGCCTTATTATTTGCAGGAAATAAGCCGTTTGGCATATCATCTTCACTAAAACACATTTGTGCTATTTGCTTTCCTGCTGATATCTCCTTTTTTAAGTACGACTGGAAGGCCAGCTTGTGGAATTTATTTTTTGTGGCGGGTATAGTAACAGGAGGCTTTATAGCCGTGCAGTTTATGGGAGGGCAACATCCTGTTAAAATCAACCCGGAAACCGAAACCTTATTGAAACAACAGGGGATAAAAGATTTTAAAGGACTGCTGCCACAGGATGTGTTTAGCTTTCAGCAATTACTAACAACAAGGGGGATTATTTTTATGGTTGCCGGCGGTTTCCTGGTTGGCTTTGGAACGCGTTACGCCGATGGCTGTACTTCAGGACACTCCATAATGGGGATCTCGACATTTCAATGGCCTTCTCTGGTTGCCACCTGCTGCTTTATGATAGGCGGCTTTGTGATGACATGGTTTATTTTACCCTGGTTAATTACGTTATGA
- a CDS encoding transporter produces the protein MIKSLPLYFYRYCLVACGLFFLSETAQAQTDADALMIPKNYFCTGVVYTHSDWKNYWEGTFKRDNANIGTLSTNSFMVVGNYGLTNKLDILAMAPYVKTNASQGTLKGQSGVQDLTVALKYLAFTSEIGKGIFSIHAIAEGSVPLTNYEPDFLPVSIGLHSKSVSLRGLLNYQTGRFFVAGAGQYVLRSNITIDRNSYYTDHLIYSNEVNMPNVSNLLFSAGYRSLQLNIEGIVSQTTTQGGFDIRKNDMPFPGNKMNMTTVGGLAKYSFQDLTGFELTVGGNYVVRGRNVGQSTSLFAAVYYILDFNKKTKN, from the coding sequence ATGATTAAATCTTTACCTCTGTATTTTTACAGGTATTGTTTGGTGGCTTGCGGCTTGTTTTTTCTTTCGGAAACAGCTCAAGCACAAACAGATGCCGATGCACTAATGATCCCCAAAAATTACTTCTGTACAGGTGTTGTTTACACCCACAGCGACTGGAAAAACTATTGGGAGGGAACTTTTAAACGCGACAACGCCAACATAGGCACCTTATCAACCAATTCATTTATGGTTGTAGGTAATTATGGACTGACTAACAAACTTGACATCCTGGCAATGGCGCCTTATGTTAAAACTAATGCTTCGCAGGGAACGCTTAAGGGGCAAAGTGGCGTACAGGATCTTACCGTGGCTTTAAAGTACCTGGCTTTTACCAGTGAAATTGGCAAGGGGATTTTCAGTATCCATGCCATTGCCGAAGGGTCCGTTCCGTTAACCAATTATGAGCCTGATTTTTTACCGGTATCAATTGGTTTACACAGTAAGTCGGTATCGCTTCGCGGCCTTTTGAACTATCAAACAGGGCGCTTTTTTGTTGCGGGTGCAGGTCAGTACGTTTTACGCAGCAATATAACCATCGACAGGAATTCTTATTACACAGATCATTTGATTTATAGTAACGAGGTGAATATGCCCAATGTATCTAATCTTTTGTTTAGTGCAGGGTATCGCAGCCTGCAACTAAATATCGAAGGTATTGTTTCCCAAACCACCACGCAGGGCGGATTTGATATCCGAAAAAACGATATGCCTTTCCCAGGCAATAAAATGAACATGACCACAGTTGGCGGGCTGGCAAAATACAGCTTCCAGGATTTAACAGGGTTTGAACTTACCGTTGGCGGTAATTACGTTGTAAGGGGCCGGAATGTGGGTCAGAGCACTAGCCTGTTTGCTGCAGTATATTATATCCTTGATTTTAATAAAAAAACAAAAAACTAA